The proteins below come from a single Bombus pyrosoma isolate SC7728 linkage group LG10, ASM1482585v1, whole genome shotgun sequence genomic window:
- the LOC122571893 gene encoding uncharacterized protein LOC122571893, with protein MDFQIRLGFLFFLPIFFTAAFANLLDAGENDIMSEKVSAKVNKLFDAMLPSIRKFILKQELDPMKLEDVSEKLSGLIIHDRTLDLTKGWLQGLSNIRRANDIILSYQDKSLTLDVTLAFDVLDANYEYLIKDLLITKKGEVHGRLRGTEMRIIIVFDMNNHKIFLPMAKIVKIDKFNIIFEDNPIINAAAKAITTIFHRSITNMVNKEFLKVMQEYVDKINEKIPQPDRLLENNNI; from the exons ATGGATTTTCAAATCCGACTTGGTTTCCTATTTTTCCTCCCTATCTTCTTTACCGCTGCCTTTGCGAACCTTCTCGATGCCGG GGAAAACGACATCATGTCTGAGAAGGTATCGGCTAAGGTTAACAAGTTGTTCGACGCGATGTTACCCTCGATTCGCAAGTTTATTTTGAAGCAAGAATTAGATCCTATGAAATTGGAGGATGTATCTGAGAAACTG TCAGGACTAATAATTCACGACAGAACTTTGGATTTAACGAAGGGCTGGCTTCAAGGATTATCGAACATAAGACGGGcaaacgatattattttatcttaccAAGATAAAAGTCTCACTTTGGATGTTACTTTAGCGTTTGACGTTCTTGAC gCCAATTACGAGTATCTTATTAAAGACTTGTTGATCACGAAGAAGGGAGAAGTTCATGGTCGTCTCAGGGGTACGGAGATGCGAATAATCATTGTATTCGATATGAACAACCATAAAATTTTCCTCCCTATGGCCAAGATCGTTAAAATcga cAAGTTCAACATCATTTTTGAAGATAATCCGATAATAAATGCTGCGGCCAAAGCCATTACTACCATATTTCATAGAAGCATAACAAATATGGTGAACAAAGAGTTTTTGAAAGTAATGCAAGAATACGTTGATAAAATCAACGAGAAGATTCCGCAACCGGACCGACTATTGGAAAACAACAATATCTAG
- the LOC122571871 gene encoding uncharacterized protein LOC122571871, translated as MQELPNELHEHKTDQANQQPQPQHSTQIDSDGISLDLDKKEMYERLETFITTFVTGFTKKLNKYRNEISSKTNTTAEYVVEGPAKELLEEYHHGASTAVHPLVVTVTYFINRIHRKKAKRVVEVFRHIKEDELGNMLVEAGGNIFYNYQVPFNMITDIDNHWARGMEKLAIDATRRVINYVNQYKQHNPDMDVSVDLITEGIKLGKSRQGFLITAIQKIPKMPKLGHTVKICDKKCKTSEVYENPVKKGDGTAGKYYSKKGNGSNSRKSKDTSGILNEDYQEVVEQPEEEHKYSLSLEEVEEKAKETLNKINEENGLFLQKKIMNEIQNIHKSIDKMNGRPESIQVRKPIYYNMKYPVKSFTGRGNELKCLHKKLQNKSRKVLISQVTAVTGLGGIGKTELVQKYAIEYAEHYDNNLIWINSDNHENLTKSFKELAAEKLKIPIDEKIDGNMQEKQVKSIVEDVYVHFINVKSLFIFDNAEEYTAIEKFLPTFLHSDAKRPYILITSRNRNWDVDDEGQIHVMQLDVFTQKEARMFIKNSIQKKDGLQKEDIEKLAKRLQYFPLALRQAIAYINQEDKKLSKRGSERFMVSDYLKKLDENTKLLQEGYYKISDRYSETILTTWETTLKKIEEDQNHGMEAIDILKVMAYLAPDKIQASKMFDNDGVELCDKYSMIDLKKGGVASIHRLVQEVIRLMLKGKNEEEEVIKKALTLIGNNENIFKDNTSHVTSVWSYASGYRDLIHEFYFNFNSIPTYGYNNATPLHLLAENGDDKAVEAILNEAILMTFSEEFSKIIDAKDKYNRTPLYIAVENGHASVVKLFVDKEAKIDIKSTIVYNSLSTKKASNWTLLHIAAFNGYSDIVEILVNKDETLVDIEDSIGRTAAVLAASSGQINVLKILRPDPYNVYLLHAMFRAARKSGNLEDLKNFLNNLKEKRQLQDIVNVKLGEWSPLHLAAFANWLDIIKILITNGAKVKDATPSFTPLHSASSNGHLAVIKYLKEKGAHPKDINEDGWTSLHAAAQNGHLHVVKYFIDELKEIDVDIIDNARATPLHTAAFHGKLNVVKFLLRRGANIKAVNILGATPLFTAAINNNRNVYDFLLNKDATVVNTSDDQTLIGRLNISVLHVAAIYNDKQMIEDLINKGVDKDIGKDTSLTPLYFAIFFDSLEATEYLIANEAATNVDINIPIIRKVLEETIRDSTLKPHSMPKFVSTLINFANILPDVIKISANDLKRVIEKLCSLIPNFEALIDSLKIYVEQRKNPGLDLPLHAVFFTQEIGINSEDGDGGDRAISSQWSI; from the coding sequence ATGCAAGAACTGCCAAATGAGCTGCATGAGCATAAGACAGACCAAGCAAACCAGCAGCCACAGCCACAACATTCTACACAAATAGATAGCGATGGTATTTCTCTGGATCTTGACAAAAAGGAGATGTATGAGCGCCTAGAAACATTTATAACAACATTTGTTACGggatttacaaaaaaattaaacaaatacagAAATGAGATATCATCAAAGACTAATACAACAGCAGAATATGTAGTGGAGGGACCAGCAAAAGAATTGTTAGAGGAGTACCATCACGGGGCATCAACTGCAGTACACCCATTGGTTGTTACTGtaacatatttcattaatagaaTTCATAGAAAAAAAGCTAAGAGAGTTGTTGAAGTGTTTAGACATATAAAAGAAGACGAATTAGGAAATATGTTGGTAGAAGCTGgtggtaatattttttacaactaTCAAGTTCCGTTTAATATGATCACTGATATTGATAACCATTGGGCAAGAGGGATGGAAAAGTTAGCTATAGATGCCACGAGAAgagtaataaattatgttaatcAGTATAAACAGCATAATCCAGATATGGATGTCTCTGTTGACTTAATAACTGAAGGTATAAAGTTAGGTAAATCTAGACAAGGCTTTCTAATAACAGCAATCCAAAAAATCCCTAAAATGCCTAAACTTGGACATACAGTTAAAATATGtgataaaaaatgcaaaactTCAGAAGTGTACGAGAATCCAGTAAAAAAGGGTGATGGTACCGCTGGTAAATACTATAGTAAAAAAGGCAATGGTAGCAATTCAAGGAAGTCAAAGGACACATCAGGCATATTAAATGAGGACTATCAAGAAGTGGTAGAACAACCTGAGGAAGAACACAAGTATAGTTTATCATTAGAGGAGgtggaagaaaaagcaaaagaaacattaaataaaattaacgaagaaaatggtttgtttttacaaaaaaagataatgaatgaaatacaaaatattcataaaagtattgATAAAATGAATGGTAGACCAGAAAGTATACAGGTAAGAAAAccaatttattacaatatgaaatatccagTAAAGTCGTTCACTGGAAGAGGTAATGAGTTAAAATGTTTacacaaaaaattacaaaataaaagtagaaaagtaCTAATATCACAAGTGACTGCCGTTACTGGTTTGGGAGGAATAGGCAAGACTGAATTAGTTCAAAAATATGCTATAGAATATGCTGAACACTATGATAACAATCTTATATGGATAAATTCTGATAATcatgaaaatttaacaaagtCGTTTAAAGAGTTAGCAGCTGAGAAGTTGAAAATACCGATCGATGAAAAAATAGATGGAAATATGCAAGAAAAACAAGTTAAATCTATTGTTGAAGATGTTTATGTGCACTTTATCAACGTGAAAAgtctttttatattcgataatGCTGAAGAGTATACAgctattgaaaaatttttaccAACCTTTTTACATTCTGATGCTAAAAGACCTTACATTTTAATCACTTCTCGTAATCGGAACTGGGATGTAGATGATGAGGGACAAATACATGTAATGCAATTAGATGTCTTTACTCAAAAAGAAGCtagaatgtttattaaaaattccatacaAAAAAAAGATGGTTTACAAAAGGAAGACATAGAAAAGTTAGCAAAAAGATTACAATACTTTCCACTAGCCTTGAGGCAAGCAATTGCATATATCAATCAAGAGGATAAAAAGCTCAGTAAAAGAGGGAGTGAAAGATTTATGGTAAgtgattatttgaaaaaactTGATGAAAACACAAAATTACTTCAGGAGGgttattacaaaattagtGACAGATAttctgaaacaattttaacaaCTTGGGAAACTACCttaaaaaagatagaagaagatCAAAATCATGGCATGGAAgctatagatattttaaaggTCATGGCTTATCTTGCTCCTGACAAGATTCAGGCAAGCAAAATGTTTGATAATGATGGCGTTGAGCTAtgcgataaatattcaatgattGACTTAAAAAAAGGGGGAGTGGCAAGTATTCACAGATTAGTACAGGAAGTAATAAGACTAATGTTAAAAGGCAAGAATGAAGAAGAGGAAGTTATAAAAAAGGCTCTAACATTAAtaggaaataatgaaaatatatttaaggaTAATACAAGTCATGTTACTTCAGTTTGGAGCTATGCAAGTGGATATCGCGATTTaattcatgaattttatttcaattttaactcTATTCCTACTTACGGCTATAATAACGCTACCCCTTTGCACTTGCTCGCTGAAAATGGCGATGATAAAGCAGTTGAGGCTATATTGAACGAGGCTATACTAATGACATTTTCAGAGGAATTTAGCAAGATTATTGATGCTAAGGATAAGTATAACAGAACTCCTTTATATATAGCTGTTGAAAATGGTCATGCAAGTGTTGTTAAACTATTTGTAGATAAGGAagcaaaaattgatattaagtCTACTATTGTTTACAATTCCCTAAGTACAAAAAAGGCTTCGAACTGGACACTATTACACATTGCTGCTTTTAACGGCTACTCAGATATCGTTGAAATTCTTGTCAATAAGGACGAAACGCTGGTTGATATTGAGGATAGTATTGGTAGAACAGCAGCAGTTTTGGCTGCTTCCAGTGGCCAGATAAATGTTCTTAAAATTCTAAGGCCTGAtccatataatgtatatttattgcatGCTATGTTTCGTGCTGCTAGAAAAAGTGGCAATTTAGaagatttaaagaattttctaaataaccTTAAAGAGAAACGTCAATTACAGGATATAGTAAATGTGAAATTAGGAGAATGGTCTCCTTTGCATTTGGCTGCATTTGCTAATTGGCTagacattataaaaattcttataacGAATGGTGCCAAAGTTAAGGATGCTACACCTAGCTTCACACCCTTACACTCTGCCTCTTCCAATGGCCATTTAgctgtaataaaatatcttaaagaAAAGGGAGCACATCCTAAAGATATTAATGAAGATGGTTGGACATCATTGCATGCTGCTGCTCAAAATGGCCACCTGcatgttgtaaaatattttatagatgaGCTTAAAGAAATTGATGTAGATATTATTGATAACGCACGTGCTACACCTTTGCATACAGCTGCTTTTCATGGGAAACTTAATGttgttaaatttcttttaagaaGAGGAGCGAATATCAAAGCAGTTAATATATTAGGAGCAACACCTTTATTTACTGCTGCTATAAACAACAACCGTAATGTTTATGACTTCTTGCTAAACAAAGATGCAACGGTAGTTAACACTAGCGATGATCAAACACTTATTGGCAGGCTTAACATTTCAGTGTTACACGTTGCTgctatatataatgataaacaAATGATTGaagatttgataaataaagGTGTAGACAAGGATATTGGCAAAGATACTAGTTTAACTCCATTATactttgctatattttttgataGTTTGGAAGCTACCGAGTATTTAATTGCTAACGAGGCTGCTACTAATGTGGATATAAATATTCCTATTATAAGAAAAGTCCTTGAAGAAACAATAAGAGATAGTACCTTGAAACCTCATAGTATGCCTAAATTTGTTAGCACATTGATTAATTTTGCTAATATCCTTCCTGAtgtcataaaaatatcagCAAATGACTTAAAGCgtgttattgaaaaattatgtagTTTAATTCCCAATTTTGAAGCGCTAATAGATAGCTTAAAGATATATGTAGAACAAAGGAAAAATCCAGGTTTAGATCTTCCCTTGCATGCAGTATTTTTTACACAAGAAATTGGCATTAATTCTGAAGATGGTGATGGAGGGGATAGGGCGATTTCGAGTCAGTGGAGTATTTAG